One genomic segment of Sminthopsis crassicaudata isolate SCR6 chromosome 2, ASM4859323v1, whole genome shotgun sequence includes these proteins:
- the LOC141556810 gene encoding protocadherin beta-2-like, which translates to MEQAWSMILQQRQVLFFFVLCVAGAASELKQFSVVEERERGSFVANVAKALGLEVGVLSNRGARVVFKGNKEYLQLHPKTGDLLLREKLDREELCGPADPCVLPFQILLENPFQIVQAELMVEDINDHSPVFLDTETVLKIPESTSPGTVFILENAQDLDIGSNSLENYTINPNSLFHIQIRDSSEGKRYPELVLDKTLDRETQSQITLTLTAMDGGVPPRSGTAQVRILIVDINDNAPVFAQLRYEVQIPENSSIGSKIVTVSATDLDAGNNGEISYTFLHASENIRKTFHLKEELGELYLKGKVDFESTQSYTINIQAIDGGGLSAECTVIVQVMDLNDNPPELTMSSLTSPIPENSPETVVAVFRVSDLDSGENGKMVCSIEDDLPFTLKPSIENYYTLVTEGALDREYKAEYNITITVMDLGSPRLKSKYNLTVLISDVNDNSPVFTQRAYKLYLQENNNPALHIGSVSASDRDSGINAKVTYSLLPPESGELPLFSYISINSDNGHLYALRSLDYEAIQAFQFTVKAADGGAPSLSSQVLVQIVVQDENDNSPFVLYPLQNGTAPCNDLVPRTAEPGYLVTKVVAVDRDWGQNSWLSYQLLKATDPGLFTLWAHNGEVHTARPISDKDAIKQRLLVLVKDNGQPSLSTMATINVFLVDGFSEPYLQLPDESKEQVQTDSLTTYLIISLTSVSFLFLASVITFITIHLWKRKRDATDGSHFNSNGPFPDHLVNVSGTGTLSQRYQYEVCLTSGSGISEFKFLKPIIPTLSPAEGSGHNSIENPQLRNSFCFT; encoded by the coding sequence ATGGAGCAGGCATGGTCAATGATCCTACAACAAAggcaagttctttttttctttgttctctgtgTCGCTGGAGCAGCCTCAGAGCTGAAGCAGTTTTCTGTggtggaggagagggaaagaggttCCTTTGTGGCCAATGTGGCAAAGGCCTTGGGGCTGGAGGTAGGGGTATTGTCAAATCGCGGGGCTAGAGTCGTTTTCAAAGGGAACAAAGAATATTTGCAGTTGCATCCTAAAACCGGGGATCTGCTTCTGAGAGAGAAACTGGATCGGGAGGAGTTGTGCGGCCCCGCGGATCCCTGTGTGCTGCCTTTTCAGATCCTACTGGAAAACCCCTTTCAGATTGTTCAAGCTGAATTAATGGTAGAAGACATTAATGATCATTCACCAGTGTTTCTAGACACTGAAACAGTATTAAAAATCCCAGAGAGCACTTCCCCTGGAACAGTATTTATACTAGAAAATGCACAGGACTTAGATATAGGAAGCAACAGTCTAGAGAACTATACGATCAATCCCAACTCCCTTTTCCATATTCAAATTCGAGATAGCAGTGAGGGCAAGCGATACCCAGAGCTTGTACTCGATAAAACACTGGATCGGGAAACGCAGTCTCAGATCACTTTAACTCTCACTGCAATGGATGGGGGAGTCCCACCAAGGTCTGGAACTGCCCAAGTCCGAATCCTCATAGTGGATATCAATGACAACGCCCCAGTGTTTGCTCAGCTGCGTTATGAAGTTCAAATCCCTGAGAACAGTTCCATTGGATCCAAGATTGTCACAGTTTCTGCCACAGATTTAGATGCAGGGAATAATGGAGAAATATCTTACACATTTTTGCATGCCTCTGAAAACATTCGAAAAACTTTCCACCTTAAAGAGGAATTAGGAGAACTTTATTTAAAGGGAAAAGTGGATTTTGAGTCGACTCAATCTTACACTATAAATATCCAGGCCATAGATGGTGGGGGCCTTTCAGCAGAATGTACTGTTATTGTTCAGGTGATGGATCTGAACGACAATCCTCCAGAACTGACCATGTCTTCACTTACCAGCCCCATCCCAGAGAATTCTCCTGAGACAGTGGTAGCTGTCTTCAGAGTTTCAGATCTGGATtctggggaaaatggaaagatgGTTTGCTCCATCGAAGATGACCTTCCCTTTACCCTGAAACCTTCCATTGAAAACTACTACACATTGGTAACAGAAGGAGCACTAGACAGAGAGTACAAGGCTGAGTACAACATCACTATTACAGTAATGGACTTGGGCTCCCCAAGGCTCAAATCTAAATATAATCTCACGGTGCTTATCTCTGATGTCAATGATAACTCTCCAGTTTTTACTCAGAGAGCCTACAAATTGTACCTTCAAGAGAACAACAATCCTGCCCTCCACATTGGCAGTGTCAGTGCCAGTGACAGGGACTCAGGAATCAATGCCAAAGTCACCTACTCTCTTCTGCCTCCAGAGAGTGGAGAACTGCCTCTCTTCTCCTACATCTCCATCAATTCAGACAATGGTCATCTCTATGCTCTGAGATCTTTGGATTATGAAGCCATTCAAGCTTTCCAGTTTACTGTGAAAGCAGCTGATGGTGGTGCTCCATCACTGAGTAGCCAGGTTTTGGTTCAGATTGTGGTACAAGATGAAAATGATAACTCTCCCTTTGTTCTGTATCCCCTGCAAAATGGCACAGCTCCCTGCAATGATCTGGTGCCCAGAACTGCAGAGCCAGGTTACCTGGTGACCAAGGTGGTAGCTGTGGATAGAGACTGGGGGCAGAATTCCTGGCTTTCCTATCAGCTACTCAAGGCCACAGACCCAGGCCTATTCACTTTGTGGGCCCACAATGGGGAAGTTCATACAGCAAGACCCATCAGTGACAAAGATGCCATCAAGCAGAGGCTCCTGGTGCTGGTGAAGGACAATGGGCAACCATCTTTGTCCACAATGGCCACAATAAATGTATTCCTGGTAGATGGTTTTTCAGAACCCTACTTGCAATTACCAGATGAATCTAAGGAGCAGGTCCAAACTGATTCTCTTACCACTTACCTAATCATTTCCCTGacctctgtctcctttctcttccttgctTCTGTTATTACTTTCATTACCATtcacctgtggaagaggaagagagatgcTACTGATGGTAGTCATTTTAATTCAAATGGCCCCTTCCCAGATCACTTGGTGAATGTCAGTGGCACAGGGACTTTGTCTCAGAGATACCAATATGAAGTTTGCCTGACCAGTGGCTCAGGGATCAGTGAATTTAAGTTCTTGAAGCCCATTATTCCCACCCTTTCACCTGCTGAGGGAAGTGGACACAACTCTATTGAaaacccacaattaagaaatagCTTTTGTTTCACCTGA
- the LOC141556811 gene encoding protocadherin beta-2-like yields the protein MEQEGAAIPQQRQVLFLLVFLGVSGTASELLQFSVVEEMERGTFVANVAKALDLEMGELSDRGTRVVFKGNKEYLQLNRRTGDLLLREKLDREELCGPSEPCVLPFKILLENPFQIVAAELTVLDINDHSPVFLKSEMLLKIPESALPRTVFLIENGKDLDVGSNSIQNYTISPNSLFHIQIRDNSEGKKYPELVLDKTLDREEQSEVTLTLTAVDGGVPPRSGTAQVRILIVDINDNAPVFAQLRYEVQILENSPIGSKVVTVSATDLDAGNYGEISYAFLHASENIHKIFHLKEELGELYLKGKVDFESTQFYTINIQATDGGGLSAECTVIVQVIDLNDNPPEVTISSLISPIPENSPETVVAVFSVSDLDSGENGKIVCSIQDDLPFILKPSIENYYTLVTEGALDREYKAEYNITITVMDLGFPNLKSEYNLTVLISDVNDNSPVFSQRVYKLYLQENNSPALHIGSVSASDRDSGFNAKVTYSLLPPEPEDLPLFSYISINSDNGHLYALRSLDYEAIQTFQFTVRAVDGGSPSLSSQVLVQIMVQDENDNSPFVLYPLQNGTVPCNDLVPRTAEPGYLVTKVVAMDRDWGQNSWLSYQLLKATDPGLFTLWAHNGEVHTARPISDKDIIKQKLMVLVKDNGQPPLSTMATVNVFLVDGFSEPYLQLPDASKEQIQADSITTYLVISLASVSFLFLASVIVFIAICLWKRKKHTTDINHFTLNGPFSGHLENVSRTGTLCQSYQYEVCLANSSESSEFKFLKPVVPILPTLEGNENL from the coding sequence ATGGAGCAGGAAGGGGCCGCGATTCCGCAACAAAGGCAAgttctttttctccttgtttttctGGGTGTGTCTGGGACGGCCTCAGAGCTGCTGCAGTTTTCGGTAGTGGAGGAGATGGAGAGGGGCACCTTTGTGGCCAATGTAGCAAAGGCTCTTGACCTGGAAATGGGGGAACTGTCAGATCGCGGGACCAGAGTCGTTTTCAAAGGGAACAAAGAATATTTGCAGCTGAACCGTAGAACTGGGGATCTGCTCTTGAGAGAGAAACTGGATCGGGAGGAGCTGTGCGGCCCTTCTGAGCCCTGTGTGCtcccttttaaaatcttattgGAAAACCCCTTTCAGATTGTTGCGGCTGAATTAACTGTACTGGACATTAATGATCATTCACCAGTGTTCCTAAAATCTGAGATGCTCCTAAAAATCCCAGAGAGCGCTTTGCCTCGGACTGTGTTTTTGATAGAAAATGGGAAGGATTTAGATGTAGGAAGCAACAGTATACAGAACTATACAATCAGTCCCAATTCCCTTTTCCATATACAAATTCGAGACAACAGTGAGGGCAAGAAATATCCAGAGCTTGTACTAGATAAAACACTGGATCGGGAAGAACAGTCTGAGGTCACTTTAACTCTCACTGCAGTGGATGGGGGAGTCCCACCAAGGTCTGGAACTGCCCAAGTCCGAATCCTCATAGTGGATATCAATGACAATGCCCCAGTGTTTGCTCAGCTGCGTTATGAGGTTCAAATCCTTGAGAATAGTCCCATCGGATCCAAGGTTGTTACAGTTTCTGCCACAGATTTAGATGCAGGGAATTATGGAGAAATATCTTATGCTTTTTTGCATGCCTCTGAGaatattcacaaaatatttcACCTTAAAGAGGAATTAGGAGAACTTTATTTAAAGGGAAAAGTAGATTTTGAGTCGACTCAATTTTACACTATAAATATCCAGGCCACAGATGGTGGGGGCCTTTCAGCAGAATGTACTGTTATTGTTCAGGTCATAGATCTGAATGACAATCCTCCAGAAGTCACTATATCTTCACTTATCAGTCCCATCCCAGAGAATTCTCCTGAGACAGTGGTAGCTGTCTTCAGTGTTTCGGATCTAGAttctggggaaaatggaaaaatagtttgTTCCATCCAAGATGACCTTCCCTTTATCCTGAAACCTTCCATTGAAAACTACTACACATTGGTAACAGAAGGAGCACTGGACAGAGAATACAAGGCTGAGTACAATATCACTATTACAGTGATGGACTTGGGATTTCCGAACCTCAAATCTGAGTATAATCTCACAGTGCTTATTTCCGATGTCAATGATAACTCTCCAGTGTTTTCTCAGAGAGTCTACAAATTGTACCTGCAGGAGAACAACAGTCCTGCCCTCCACATTGGCAGTGTCAGTGCCAGTGACAGGGACTCAGGGTTCAATGCCAAAGTCACTTACTCTCTACTACCTCCAGAGCCTGAAGACCTGCCCCTCTTCTCCTACATTTCCATCAACTCAGACAATGGTCATCTCTATGCTCTGAGATCCCTAGATTATGAAGCTATCCAAACTTTCCAGTTCACTGTGAGGGCAGTTGATGGTGGCTCTCCATCACTGAGCAGCCAGGTTTTGGTTCAGATTATGGTACAGGATGAAAATGATAACTCTCCCTTTGTTCTGTATCCCCTACAAAATGGCACAGTTCCCTGCAACGATCTGGTGCCCAGAACTGCAGAGCCAGGTTACCTGGTGACCAAGGTGGTAGCTATGGATAGGGACTGGGGACAGAATTCCTGGCTTTCCTATCAACTTCTCAAGGCCACAGATCCAGGCCTATTTACTCTGTGGGCCCACAATGGTGAAGTTCACACAGCAAGACCCATTAGTGACAAAGATATCATCAAGCAGAAGCTCATGGTGCTGGTGAAGGACAATGGGCAACCACCTCTGTCCACAATGGCCACAGTAAATGTATTCCTGGTGGATGGCTTTTCTGAGCCCTACCTGCAGTTACCTGATGCATCTAAGGAGCAAATCCAGGCTGATTCCATAACCACCTACCTAGTCATTTCCCTGGCCtctgtttcatttctctttttggcCTCTGTTATTGTGTTTATTGCCATTtgcctgtggaagaggaagaaacatACTACTGACATTAATCACTTCACTTTAAATGGCCCTTTCTCAGGCCACTTAGAGAATGTCAGCAGGACAGGAACCCTGTGTCAGAGTTACCAGTATGAGGTGTGTCTGGCCAATAGCTCAGAAAGCAGTGAATTTAAGTTCCTAAAGCCTGTTGTTCCCATCCTTCCAACTttggaaggaaatgaaaacttgtaA